From Micromonospora echinospora:
GACTCGCCGCGCTTCACCCGCCACTCCCACTCCCGGCGGATGGCGGCGCCGAAGCCGATCTCCAGCATGCTGTCGAACGACTCGTCGGCGTACGTCAGCACGGAGCCGAGCAGGCGGTCCAGCTCGTCGGCGTCGACCCCGGCCAGGTTGACCCGGCCGGTCAGGTAGACGTCGCCGACCGAGTCGATGGAGAACGAGACGCCGTACATCCGGGCGTTGCGCTGCAGCAGCCAGGCCCACAGCTCCTCGCGGCGCTCGTCGGGCTGGCGCATCACGAACGCCTCGACCCGAAGCGCGTGCTCGCCCACGATCAGGTTGCAGATCGTCTTGAGCTTGTGCGTGCCGGGCAGGGTCACCGCGTACGACGCCTCGCCTGTCGACTCCCACTCCAGCTCGCGCTCGGCGCAGACGGACTCGATCAGCGCGGCGACCTCACTCCTGCGGCTCATCGCACCCACTCTACGACCGGCGTAGCGGGGCCGCCCGATGGCCGGTGGCGGTCACCAGGAGCACAGCAGGGCCGGGTCGCCGAGCCGCCGCGCCAGCCGGGCCCGGTGCTCGGTGATCGCCTCCCCGTAGACGGCGAGCAGGCCGGAGGCGGTGCGGTGCCAGGAGAACTCCCTGGCGTGCCGCTCGGCCCCTCGGCCCAGCGCGGCACGGCGTACCCGGTCGGGCAGCAGGCGCGCCAGCTCCCGGGCCCAGTCCGCCGGGTCGTGGCCGTCGATGAGCACCCCGCTGACGCCGTCGCGTACCGCGGTGACCAGGCCGCCCACGGCGGCGGCCAGCACCGGCGTGCCGCACGCCTGGGCCTCCAGCGCGACCAGGCCGAACGACTCGTTGTGCGACGGCACCGCGACCAGGTCGGCGGCGCGGTAGAGGGCGGGCAGGTCCGCGCCGGTCTGCGGCGGCAGGAAACGCACCCGGTCGGCCACGTCGAGCGCGTGCGCCAGCTCGATCAGCGCGGTCGGCCGGTCCAGGCCGCTGCCGCTGGGCCCGCCGCAGATCACCACGGTCAGCTCGTCGGCCAGCGCCGGATCCCGCTCGCGCAGCGCGGCGACGGCGCGGACCAGCACGTCCGGCGCCTTGAGCGGCTGGATCCGGCCGACGAACGCGACCACGTACCCGTCGGTCGGCAGGCCGAGGCGGCGACGGGCGGCCCGGGTCGCGGCGGCCCGGTCGCCGGATGCGGGACGGAACCGGTCCAGGTCGACGCCGGGCTCCACCACCGCCACCCGGTCCGGCTCGGCCGCGTACCGGTCGAGCAGGTCACGCGCCTCCACCCGGGTGTTCGCGACCAGCCGGTCGGCCTCGGTGACCACCTGCTCCTCACCGATCACCCGGGCCTTCGGCTCCGGGCGGTCCCCGGCGGCGAGCCGGGCGTTCTTCACCTTCGCCAGCGTGTGCGCGGTGTGCACCAGCGGTACGCCCCAGCGCTCCTTGGCCAGCCAGCCGACCTGCCCGGAGAGCCAGTAGTGCGAGTGGATCAGGTCGTAGTGGCCCGGCGGGCGGGCCGCCTCGGCGCGCAGCACGCCGGCGGTGAAGGCACAGAGCTGACCCGGCAGCTCCTCCTTGGTCAGCCCCTCCAGCGGCCCGGCGGTGACGTGCCGGACGGACACACCGGGCGCCACCTCGACCAACGGGGGCAGGTCACCGGCGGTGGCCCGGGTGAAGATCTCCACCTCGACGTCGGCCTCGGCCAGCCGCCGGGCCACCTCCAGGATGTAGACGTTCATGCCGCCCGCGTCACCGGTGCCGGGCTGGTGCAGCGGCGACGTGTGCACCGAGAGAGTGGCGATCCGGCGGGGCCGCGGCCACGGCAGCGCACCTCGCTGACGACCGACACCGGTGTGCATATCCGCCACGTCCGCTCCCTCTGTCACGGTTGATGCCGTCCCGCACGACCGGCGCTTCTCGGTCAACCCGTGTGCCGGATGTCATCTTCCCCATCGGGGTACGGAAATGCCCTTCGCCGGGTCCCCGGCGTGACGGACCTCATCACCGCGCGGGGCCGGGCGGCGGGAGACAATGGCCGGATGACTTCCGTCGCCATCGTCACCGGGGCGTCCAGCGGGATCGGCGCGGCCACCGCCCGCCGGCTGGCCGCCGAGGGCTTCCACGTGCTGGCCGCCGCCCGGCGCACCGACCGGCTGGCCGCGCTGGTCGCCGAAATCGAGGCGGCCGGTGGCGCGGCGACAGCGGTGGCGTGCGACGTGACCTCGGACGAATCGGTCGCCGGCCTGGCCGCTGCCGCCGACGCCGCGCCCGGGCCGGTCACGCTGCTGGTGAACAACGCCGGCGGCGCCCGCGGCCTGGACCCGGTCGAGACGGCCGACGTGGGCGACTGGCAATGGATGTACGACGTCAACGTGCTCGGCACGCTGCGCGTCACCAAGGCGCTGCTCCCGGCGCTGGAACGCTCCGGGGCCGGCACCGTCGTGATCGTCAGCTCCACCGCCGGGCACGTCGTCTACGAGGGCGGCGGCGGTTACACGGCCGCCAAGCACGCGCAGACCGCGATCGCCGGGACGCTCCGGCTGGAGCTGTGCGGACGCCCGGTCCGGGTGATCGAGATCGACCCCGGCATGGTGAAGACCGAGGAGTTCGGCCTGGTCCGTTTCGGCGGTGACGCCGACCGGGCGGAGGCGGTCTACGCCGGGGTCGCCGAGCCGCTCGTCGCCGACGACGTGGCCGACTGCGTCGCCTGGTGCGCGACCCGCCCGCACCACGTCAACATCGACCAGCTCGTGGTCCGCCCGCTGGCCCAGGCCGCGCAGCACAAGGTGCACCGGACGTCGTGAAGCGCGAGGAGTGAGCCGGTGTTGCGAGCCCCGCAGTCGCTGACCCGGAGGCACTGATGGAGCGTCCGCTCGGCGTGGCCACCCGGGGCACCACCAACCCCAACCGGCTCCGGCGGGTGGACAACTGGATCGTCGAGACCTGCGGCGACGCGCTGCGCGCCGCCGCCGACCCGCTCGTGGTCGACCTGGGCTACGGCGCCACCCCGGTCACCCCGGTCGAGCTGCGGGCCCGGCTGGCCGCCGGGGTCCGCGCCGACGTGCGGGTGGTCGGCCTGGAGATCGATCCGGTACGCGTGGCCGCCGCCCGCCCCGCCGCCGACCCGCCCGGCCTGACGTTCGCCCGGGGCGGCTTCGAGCTGGCCGGACTGCGTCCCGCGCTCGTGCGGGCGTTCAACGTGTTACGCCAGTACGACGAGAGCGAGGTGGCCGACGCCTGGCACACCGTCACCGGCCGGCTCGCGCCGGGCGGGCTGCTGGTCGAGGGCACCTGCGACGAGCTGGGGCGGCTCGGCTCCTGGGTGCTGCTGGACGCCACCGGCCCGCGCACGCTCACGCTGTCGGCGAAGCTGACCACGCTGGAGAGCCCGGC
This genomic window contains:
- a CDS encoding YbjN domain-containing protein produces the protein MSRRSEVAALIESVCAERELEWESTGEASYAVTLPGTHKLKTICNLIVGEHALRVEAFVMRQPDERREELWAWLLQRNARMYGVSFSIDSVGDVYLTGRVNLAGVDADELDRLLGSVLTYADESFDSMLEIGFGAAIRREWEWRVKRGESTANLAAFAHLFEPSATAGSPPGGSEPS
- the mshA gene encoding D-inositol-3-phosphate glycosyltransferase, yielding MADMHTGVGRQRGALPWPRPRRIATLSVHTSPLHQPGTGDAGGMNVYILEVARRLAEADVEVEIFTRATAGDLPPLVEVAPGVSVRHVTAGPLEGLTKEELPGQLCAFTAGVLRAEAARPPGHYDLIHSHYWLSGQVGWLAKERWGVPLVHTAHTLAKVKNARLAAGDRPEPKARVIGEEQVVTEADRLVANTRVEARDLLDRYAAEPDRVAVVEPGVDLDRFRPASGDRAAATRAARRRLGLPTDGYVVAFVGRIQPLKAPDVLVRAVAALRERDPALADELTVVICGGPSGSGLDRPTALIELAHALDVADRVRFLPPQTGADLPALYRAADLVAVPSHNESFGLVALEAQACGTPVLAAAVGGLVTAVRDGVSGVLIDGHDPADWARELARLLPDRVRRAALGRGAERHAREFSWHRTASGLLAVYGEAITEHRARLARRLGDPALLCSW
- a CDS encoding SDR family NAD(P)-dependent oxidoreductase codes for the protein MTSVAIVTGASSGIGAATARRLAAEGFHVLAAARRTDRLAALVAEIEAAGGAATAVACDVTSDESVAGLAAAADAAPGPVTLLVNNAGGARGLDPVETADVGDWQWMYDVNVLGTLRVTKALLPALERSGAGTVVIVSSTAGHVVYEGGGGYTAAKHAQTAIAGTLRLELCGRPVRVIEIDPGMVKTEEFGLVRFGGDADRAEAVYAGVAEPLVADDVADCVAWCATRPHHVNIDQLVVRPLAQAAQHKVHRTS
- a CDS encoding class I SAM-dependent methyltransferase, producing MERPLGVATRGTTNPNRLRRVDNWIVETCGDALRAAADPLVVDLGYGATPVTPVELRARLAAGVRADVRVVGLEIDPVRVAAARPAADPPGLTFARGGFELAGLRPALVRAFNVLRQYDESEVADAWHTVTGRLAPGGLLVEGTCDELGRLGSWVLLDATGPRTLTLSAKLTTLESPATLAERLPKALIHRNVPGERIHDLIEALEQAWRSAAGYAPFGPRQRWLRTVEAVKESGWPIQDSSRTWRHGYLTLPWPAVSPR